A genome region from Verrucomicrobiota bacterium includes the following:
- a CDS encoding DNA-3-methyladenine glycosylase I: MKKRCQWCGDDPLYQHYHDCEWGVPIHDDRLLFEFLILEGAQAGLSWLTILKKRQGYRRAFHDFDWDRVARFTEEDIKQLQSDEGIVRNRLKIQSAVANAKGVLKIREEFGSLDSYLWQFVGGRPIQNAWKSAEEVPVSTNASEQMSAELKRRGFRFVGPTICYAFMQAVGMVNDHTVDCFRHAELSSK; encoded by the coding sequence ATGAAAAAACGGTGCCAATGGTGTGGGGATGATCCGCTTTACCAACACTATCATGACTGCGAGTGGGGAGTGCCGATCCATGATGATCGCTTACTCTTCGAATTTTTGATTTTGGAAGGAGCTCAGGCGGGTCTTAGCTGGCTAACGATTCTCAAAAAGCGACAAGGTTATCGCCGTGCGTTTCACGATTTTGACTGGGACCGGGTAGCCCGCTTCACCGAGGAGGATATCAAGCAGCTTCAATCTGATGAGGGAATCGTGCGGAATCGTCTGAAAATTCAATCAGCAGTCGCGAATGCGAAAGGAGTTTTGAAAATCCGGGAGGAATTCGGGTCGCTGGATTCCTATCTGTGGCAATTCGTTGGAGGGCGTCCGATTCAAAATGCATGGAAAAGTGCGGAAGAGGTTCCAGTCAGCACAAATGCTTCGGAGCAGATGAGCGCTGAACTGAAAAGGCGTGGCTTTCGTTTTGTCGGACCTACGATCTGCTATGCTTTCATGCAGGCGGTCGGGATGGTCAACGACCACACGGTCGATTGTTTCCGGCACGCAGAGCTCTCCTCGAAGTAG
- a CDS encoding single-stranded DNA-binding protein codes for MNHSVISGNLTSDIETIQAGEHSIAKFSIACNQGERADFIPIEAWNMDHLADHIGKGSKVLVSGAIRQQQWESKEGQKRSRLVLKAFQVEFLDPAKSPERENAKRSDGGRSRRRAA; via the coding sequence ATGAATCATTCAGTTATATCCGGAAACCTTACGAGCGACATTGAGACCATCCAAGCGGGTGAGCACTCGATCGCGAAATTCTCCATTGCCTGCAACCAGGGCGAGCGAGCGGATTTTATTCCAATCGAAGCATGGAATATGGATCACTTGGCCGATCACATTGGAAAAGGTTCCAAAGTGCTTGTTTCGGGTGCCATCCGCCAGCAGCAGTGGGAATCCAAGGAGGGACAGAAAAGATCGAGGCTGGTTCTTAAAGCTTTCCAAGTGGAGTTTCTCGATCCTGCGAAAAGCCCCGAACGGGAAAATGCGAAGCGATCCGATGGTGGTCGATCCAGGCGTCGCGCGGCGTAA
- a CDS encoding glycosyltransferase gives MAHFVFISHGSTGDIIPVIRVAEAVVRDGHGATLLTSEYWRSIAESKGISVVQIPPEGERRRQVQLMEQFSSIRNNRVLLEAMFRVVDSWQPDIIPLLRNELSRADALVCSYLFPIYGHYAKESGIPSISLHFCTNTYLSSGHPPAALPRLPKILPTRVRNFWNERFTQLADRYVVKKLNRLISHSEQRLETWLRCPTDNQIVLTPDFMHQGSPEQLPSHTIFSGFVEGGIVAEEETSDPLPISDQPLITFGSVAHPELNRRFEELYQQWPSDQPLYIQVGWSEPPPPPGHSKIRLIPSSPHRPLFAKASVIIHHGGAGTTTSAFLAGKPQIVVPHFADQDFWASTVAALSCGSKLHYRRWPRKLFQTVSATQENVQFRENAQRIAKQPGIGDGAKQAAAALERWVSS, from the coding sequence ATGGCTCATTTCGTCTTCATCTCTCACGGATCCACCGGAGACATCATCCCGGTCATCCGAGTTGCTGAAGCCGTGGTGCGTGATGGGCACGGTGCTACGCTGCTGACCAGCGAATACTGGCGAAGTATTGCCGAAAGTAAGGGGATCTCCGTCGTGCAAATTCCTCCCGAGGGGGAACGAAGACGACAAGTGCAGCTGATGGAACAATTCTCATCGATCCGGAACAACCGGGTTCTTCTAGAAGCGATGTTTCGAGTGGTTGATTCTTGGCAACCGGACATCATCCCCCTCCTCCGCAATGAATTGAGCCGGGCAGACGCATTGGTGTGCTCGTATTTGTTCCCGATTTACGGCCACTACGCCAAGGAGTCGGGCATCCCTTCAATCTCGCTGCACTTCTGCACAAACACGTATCTATCCTCAGGGCATCCACCTGCCGCTCTTCCCCGGCTTCCGAAAATACTCCCCACTCGGGTCCGAAACTTTTGGAATGAACGCTTTACCCAACTGGCAGATCGCTACGTCGTGAAAAAGCTCAATCGGCTCATCAGTCACTCAGAACAGAGATTAGAGACTTGGCTCAGGTGCCCAACGGACAATCAAATCGTCCTCACTCCCGATTTCATGCATCAGGGTAGTCCTGAACAACTCCCTAGTCATACAATCTTTTCCGGATTTGTGGAAGGAGGCATCGTGGCAGAGGAGGAAACATCCGATCCACTTCCCATTTCCGACCAACCTTTGATCACTTTCGGCAGTGTCGCCCATCCCGAGTTAAATCGCCGCTTCGAAGAGCTTTACCAGCAATGGCCTTCGGATCAGCCACTCTACATTCAAGTCGGTTGGTCAGAGCCTCCGCCTCCTCCCGGCCACTCCAAGATCCGCCTCATTCCATCCTCGCCCCATCGGCCGCTCTTTGCGAAGGCAAGTGTCATCATCCATCACGGAGGAGCCGGAACGACAACGTCAGCCTTCCTGGCAGGAAAGCCGCAAATCGTGGTGCCTCACTTTGCAGATCAGGACTTTTGGGCGTCGACGGTCGCAGCATTGTCTTGCGGATCCAAACTTCACTACCGCAGATGGCCCCGAAAGCTCTTCCAGACGGTGAGCGCCACCCAAGAGAACGTCCAATTTCGAGAAAATGCCCAGAGAATCGCGAAACAACCCGGCATAGGAGACGGCGCAAAACAGGCCGCCGCTGCTCTCGAACGGTGGGTCAGCAGCTAA